A segment of the Commensalibacter oyaizuii genome:
TTTAATGAGAATCTTCGTTACTCGATTCAATGGTCGTTGCAGTGGATGTTGGCGTAATACCTACGGGCTGTGTTACTTGGGGCTGAGTCATTGCAATGTATTTTGACTGCAACTCTGATAATTGTTTTTCTAGATCACGCATTTTTTGTTCAGCTTTACGAGCACGGCGCCACTGACCAACCAACGAAATAAATACAGTTAATGCACCAATTGCAAAAGACGCAATCCCTAATAATAACGCAAAAATACCAACTGATGTTTTCCAGCTAATCATAAAAAAGCTCATAGGCACAGGCTCTAAATTAAGCAACAAAAATATGACCAAAACCGCCAAAAACACCGTAATAATGACAAAACGCAACACTTAAATTATCTCCCTAATCATGAATGGGTATCGCCAAGCTATATATTATATATTACAATTTAATAAACTAAGTCACTGATTTTCCACAGGAGAAAAATAGAAAATATATTCATCTCAAATATTTTAAAATACTTATAAAATAATATTTTTAAAATTTACACGCAAAGCGGTATTATAACAACCAAGAGGATATTAATCAATGCGCTTTTACCTAGCCACTAATATACCATAACGTACGCTATTGATATTCAATGACGAAAATTATTCCATTTCAAAAAAATAAAAACAAACTGTGGGCCACAGCCTTTTTAATCAAAGGCAAGCGATGTGTCGCCAATATTTATACCTCTAAATGCAAAGCAATAGAAGATTGTTTGTGGCGTCAAAAAGAGGTAAATGCTTATAAACATTTATTAATCAGCAATAACCAACCCGTGCCACATTACTACATTATAACCTTGCATCGATCCGAATTACCAAAAAATTGGAAGCCCCTCCCAGCCCTTGGATTTTTACTAACAACAAAATACTCTTAAAACTAAGGCTTTAATTTTGTTTCAAGGTTCGATATTCCTATAATCTTCATACTATTCCTAGATAATAATTTACATAAGTGATCTTTAAAATGAATACAAAAACACAAACCCCTATCAAAACAGAGTTAAAAGATCTTACAATCAATACGCAATATGTTAAAGAAATTAGCCTTAAGATTCCTCACGCTCCAACGATTTTTAGACACATGCCCCCTTCTCCCCAATTAACGGTAATCGTTGATGTCAACGCACAGCAACTGGTAGAGAATCAACCTAATTTTGATGTAACCGTTATCCTAACTTGTAAAAGCACAGCACAAATCGAAGAAGACAAACAACAAATTTCTATATTTGATATTCACTTAGAATATGCAGGAATTGTTACATTCCCACATTTGGACACCTCAAATTTAGAGGAGCTATTAATGGTTCATACACCAGACATTTTATTTCCAGAAATACGCAATATTATCCGTAGTTTAAGTTACGACGCAAATCTACCCCCTGTCATTTTACAACGTATTAATTTCGCCCAATTATGGCAAGAAAAGAAGCAATCTAGTAAAGAATAGTCATGCTTCTAATTATAATATCTTCACACGAACTCTGTAAGGATCGAAATTAATGACAACAAAGAAGATTATTGGTCAACCTGACCCTGGTGGAATTACGCCCGTTTCATCCCGTGTCGCTTATAAAAATCGCTGGTTAACGATACGTGAAGATATTATTCGTTATCCTAACGGTCTTGACGGTATGTTCGGTGTTGTTGAACGGAATGAATTTGCTGTTATTTTACCCTTAGGTGAAGAAAACAATACCAAAACCGTTACTTTAATTCGTCAATATCGTTACCCTGTTGGGCAAACATTATGGGAACTGCCTATGGGGATGTGGGAGTTAAAACCAGATGCATCGCCTGAAACAGTCGCCGCAGGAGAATTAGAAGAAGAAACTGGATTGCGTGCAGAAAACATGATACATGCAGGCAGTTTTTATCAAGGTGCTGGATTTTCTACACAAAAGGGCCACGTTTTTTTGGCAACTGGACTTACCCAACATTCAACAAAAAGGGAAGCTACTGAGCAAAATATGACTTGCCATACCGTACCATTACCTCAATTTGAGCAAATGATTGAAAAAGGTGAAATTACCTGCATGGTTACGATCGCTGCGTTTTGCTTATTACGCAGCAAAAAATTAATTTGACATATAATGAAGCAGCTTTTTAAACAGATAAACTTGTGTGTTTAAGACTTTAGAATAAGGAACAAAAGTATGGCAGAAACACAGACACCACAAGATAACCCCAAAACACAAAATAGTCTTTTAAAACACACACTGGTTATTGGTATTGCCATGATATCAGGGCTTATCTTAGGTCTACTCTGTAATGCCTATGGTGCACAAATTCAAATCACCAAACACTCAAACCTTATTCAATTTATTACTCAGGCCTCTGATTTGGTTGTCCATCTTTTTTTAAGATTGATAAAAATGATTGTTGCCCCACTTGTATTGGCAACCCTAGTCGCAGGTATTAGTAATGTAGAAGATACAGGAACCATCAAGCGAATAGGACTGAAAGTTATCCTATGGTTCGTTGCTGCATCCTTTGTATCCTTAGCCGTTGGTATGATTTTTGCCAATATTATTAAGCCTGGGGTTAACTTTACGAAAAACCTTCCTCCTACTAACATGGCTGCACATTCCGACTATCATTTTGATGTTGCTAAATTTATTTTACACATCGTTCCTGATAGCGTTATGGATGCGATGGTACGTAATGATATGTTGCAATTAGTTGTCTTTGCTATTTTCTTTGGCATGGCTTTAGCTAATATCCCTGGTAAATCCGCACAACTCTTTAAAGATGGAATGGATACATTAGGCAAAATCATGTTAAAAATTACTGACATGGTTATGAAAATTGTCCCTCTTGTTGTATTTTCATCTTTACTATCCATTGCGACCCAAAACGGTATTTCCATCATCGAAAAATACGGTCTTTATTTAATAGAATTTTACAGTGTCGTTCTGATTATGTGGGCTATTTTAATTGGCACCTCCTATTTAATGATTGGAAAAAAAACATTTAGATTACTCCCTTTTATTTCAGAGCCAGTCCTAGTTGGCTTTGCGACTGCCAGCAGTGAATCTGCGTTTCCTCGTCTACTTGAACAATTAACCAAATTTGGTGTATCTCCTAAAATATCAGGATTTGTTGTTCCTTTAGGGTACAGCTTTAATTTATGCGGTACAATGGTTTTTTTATCATTTGCTGCTATTTTTATTGCTCAAGCTTATAATATAAACATGCCACTAGATAAACAGATCATGATGTTACTAGTAATGATGATTAGCAGCAAAGGAATCGCTGGTGTCCCACGTGCATCCATGGTTATGTTAGCCGCCGTTATGCCAAGCTTTGACATTCCAGAAGCAGGACTTGCCCTTATTATAGGGATTGATCAATTCTTAGATATGGCAAGAACTGCAACAAGTGTGCTTGGAAATGGTTTAGTTGCTGCAATCGCTAATGAATGGGATTTAAAAGATCAAGCACGAAAACAATCCCAAGAAACCCTTTCATCCTAACTCATTAATTTATTTTATTTGGTGCCCTATGAATACCCCCATACAAACCCAACTGATCGATGGTAAAGCCTTTGCATATCAGATGACAGAGCAAGTCAAAAAGAATGTTGCCCAATTACAAAAAGAC
Coding sequences within it:
- a CDS encoding lipopolysaccharide assembly protein LapA domain-containing protein — protein: MLRFVIITVFLAVLVIFLLLNLEPVPMSFFMISWKTSVGIFALLLGIASFAIGALTVFISLVGQWRRARKAEQKMRDLEKQLSELQSKYIAMTQPQVTQPVGITPTSTATTIESSNEDSH
- a CDS encoding dicarboxylate/amino acid:cation symporter, with amino-acid sequence MAETQTPQDNPKTQNSLLKHTLVIGIAMISGLILGLLCNAYGAQIQITKHSNLIQFITQASDLVVHLFLRLIKMIVAPLVLATLVAGISNVEDTGTIKRIGLKVILWFVAASFVSLAVGMIFANIIKPGVNFTKNLPPTNMAAHSDYHFDVAKFILHIVPDSVMDAMVRNDMLQLVVFAIFFGMALANIPGKSAQLFKDGMDTLGKIMLKITDMVMKIVPLVVFSSLLSIATQNGISIIEKYGLYLIEFYSVVLIMWAILIGTSYLMIGKKTFRLLPFISEPVLVGFATASSESAFPRLLEQLTKFGVSPKISGFVVPLGYSFNLCGTMVFLSFAAIFIAQAYNINMPLDKQIMMLLVMMISSKGIAGVPRASMVMLAAVMPSFDIPEAGLALIIGIDQFLDMARTATSVLGNGLVAAIANEWDLKDQARKQSQETLSS
- a CDS encoding protein-export chaperone SecB → MNTKTQTPIKTELKDLTINTQYVKEISLKIPHAPTIFRHMPPSPQLTVIVDVNAQQLVENQPNFDVTVILTCKSTAQIEEDKQQISIFDIHLEYAGIVTFPHLDTSNLEELLMVHTPDILFPEIRNIIRSLSYDANLPPVILQRINFAQLWQEKKQSSKE
- a CDS encoding NUDIX domain-containing protein; this encodes MTTKKIIGQPDPGGITPVSSRVAYKNRWLTIREDIIRYPNGLDGMFGVVERNEFAVILPLGEENNTKTVTLIRQYRYPVGQTLWELPMGMWELKPDASPETVAAGELEEETGLRAENMIHAGSFYQGAGFSTQKGHVFLATGLTQHSTKREATEQNMTCHTVPLPQFEQMIEKGEITCMVTIAAFCLLRSKKLI